A section of the Lampris incognitus isolate fLamInc1 chromosome 8, fLamInc1.hap2, whole genome shotgun sequence genome encodes:
- the LOC130117085 gene encoding gap junction delta-2 protein has protein sequence MADWSILGRFLTEVQNHSTVIGKIWLTMLLIFRILLVTLVGDAVYSDEQSKFTCNTQQPGCNNVCYDTFAPVSHLRFWVFQIVLVSTPSIFYIVYVLQKITKDDKLDIEKVQVVARCPSELEKPKYIGDGRETVLEVNSPNFTPNDEEEWSSREGECMERSHLDEDMKAVERDPTQLSSQVLLIYIIHVVLRSIMEIIFLVGQYYLFGFEVPHLFRCETYPCPHRTDCFVSRATEKTIFLNFMFSISLGCFILNIVELHYLGWVYIFRVLCSACSTCCEPHKDPIEQVGLYSSHNSLLLQLKHSLRGRVVLQTPPPMFREKSSGVQTQAPAISFETDSTLECSSKRNPDEKERTKTKLYSMAKLGRGRKSWL, from the coding sequence ATGGCAGACTGGTCCATTCTTGGCCGCTTCCTAACAGAGGTGCAAAACCACTCCACAGTAATTGGCAAGATTTGGCTGACTATGCTGCTCATCTTCCGCATCTTGCTGGTGACGCTAGTCGGTGACGCTGTCTACAGTGACGAGCAGTCCAAGTTTACCTGCAACACCCAGCAGCCTGGATGCAATAATGTGTGTTATGACACCTTTGCCCCCGTCTCACACCTACGTTTTTGGGTCTTCCAGATTGTTCTTGTGTCCACACCATCAATCTTTTACATCGTCTATGTCTTGCAAAAGATCACCAAGGATGACAAGTTAGACATTGAGAAGGTTCAAGTCGTAGCCAGATGTCCATCTGAGCTTGAAAAGCCCAAATATATCGGAGATGGGAGAGAGACAGTACTTGAAGTCAACAGCCCCAATTTCACTCCCAATGACGAGGAGGAGTGGAGCTCACGGGAGGGTGAGTGTATGGAGAGGAGTCACCTGGATGAGGACATGAAAGCGGTGGAGAGGGATCCGACCCAACTTTCTAGTCAAGTACTACTTATCTACATCATACATGTGGTGCTACGCTCCATCATGGAGATAATCTTCCTTGTGGGGCAGTACTACCTGTTTGGCTTTGAGGTCCCCCACCTGTTCCGTTGTGAGACCTACCCCTGCCCCCACCGAACGGACTGCTTCGTGTCTCGCGCCACAGAGAAGACCATCTTTCTCAACTTTATGTTCAGCATCAGTTTAGGCTGCTTCATATTGAACATTGTTGAGTTGCACTACCTTGGTTGGGTCTACATTTTCCGTGTACTCTGCTCTGCATGCTCCACATGCTGTGAACCACACAAGGACCCCATAGAGCAGGTCGGCTTGTATTCTAGCCACAACTCACTGCTGCTACAGCTCAAGCACTCTTTACGTGGCCGGGTGGTCCTACAGACCCCCCCTCCAATGTTCAGGGAGAAGAGTAGTGGTGTTCAAACACAGGCCCCTGCCatctcctttgagactgactCAACACTGGAGTGCTCTTCCAAGAGGAACCCAGATGAAAAGGAACGCACTAAGACTAAACTTTACAGCATGGCCAAATTAGGCAGAGGCAGAAAGTCATGGCTATAA